In the Bacillota bacterium genome, CTATAACAGAATGCCTGGATGCTGGATGCCAGGGAGGCGGGGGTGGCAGGCGATGATGCCTGCCACCCTATTCAAGCGCCCCTCGCTCCGGGTAGATGCGAACGTCGCTGGATGCCTGGGGTGTAGCTGACAGGTTAGACGCAGTGCATATCGGCAGAGAGGGGTAGAGTGGATGAGACCATTCAATCGCGAACAGGCTTTTAGGCGAGTTCTCTTACGAGCTCTGGATTCCTCATTATTATTTCTGGCCCCATATTTTGTTATATTCCTTCTCTTCAAGCTCGGCCCGATTATAGCGAATTTCTTGGTGAGCGCATACAGGCTTGATATTGTCGGGGGAGGGGAATTCATTGGGCTTAAAAACTATCATCACCTGTTGACGGATCGGCTTTTTTGGGTGGCCCTCCGAAATACCCTTTATTACCTGGTGCTGGTTGGACCGGTAGTGATCATTGGTGGCTTCCTTCTCGCTTTACTGCTCAACCAACCGCTACGTGGTCGTGCATTCGCACGAGCGGCGGTTTTTATGCCTTATGTAATAATGGTCACTGTTGTCGGCGCCTTATGGCGCTGGATCCTCGAGAGCAGGTTCGGAATTTTAAACTATTACCTGGGGCTTCTGGGTATAGGGCCGGTCTATTGGCTCACGAGCTCATCCACCGCCATGATAGGGATAGTCATTGCCACAGTATGGTGGACTATAGGGTATAATACTGTGATTTACCTGGCTGGCCTCCAAGATGTCCCCAGGGAGCTCATTGAGGCTGCGGAGATAGATGGTGCCGGTCCTTTGCGGTGCCTTACACAGGTGATAGTGCCGTTTTTGAGACCTACTACATTCTTTGTAGTCTTGACTACAGTGATTTATTCCCTGCAAGTTTTCGGACAGGTATATACGATGACTGGGGGAGGTCCCCGATATAGCACGCTAACTCTTGTGCAACACCTTTATGTTACAGGTTTTAGACTATTTAATTTAGGGTACTCGGCAACCATTAGCGTGGTTTTATTCATTGTGATACTTGTCATGTCCGCTGGCGTCTTCGGTTTTCTTAGACAGAATGTAGAGTGATGACAATAGCTCTATAGACATATTATTCCTAGAATCGGATGAGACCCACGGAGATATACTCGGGGTTTAGCTAAAAGGCTTACTCATGGTAATAGGGGAGTGGTCATGGGTATGGGTCGTACAGGTCTTGCGGTCAAGGAGTTTCGTACATTGCTCTTATATATTCTGTTGGGCGCTGTCACCGTCCTGGCCTTAGCCCCGACCGCTTGGATGTTTTCCACGTCGCTTAAGGCACGGGGTGCAGTTTTTGAACAGACTATACGTTGGATACCTAACCCGATAACCCTGGAGAATTATTCTCGGGCTTTCAGTTCACTGCCCTTGCTTACCTGGTTAAATAATAGCGCGCTTATTGCCGCATTTACACTCATACTTACGCTTCTATGCGACATATTGATTGCCTTTGCCTTTGCGAGGCTTGAATTCAGGGGTAAGAATCTACTCTTTATGCTAGTGCTTACGACTATAATGGTACCGAGCCAGGCCACGGCAGTGCCTATGTTCAAACTCATAAACTGGATGGGACTTATCGATACAAAGACTGGTATAGTAGTACCCCAGGCCGCGGAGGCCATAGGGGTTTTCTTGCTCACGCAATTCTTTAAGGGCATCCCGAAGGAACTGGGTGAAGCCGCAAGAATAGACGGATGTAGCAATTGGCAGATTCTCTGGAAGATAATTGTACCGCTATCCGGTCCTGCTATTACTGTGTTAACCATCTTGACCCTTGCGAATTCATGGAACAACTTCCTTTGGCCACTCATAGTGGCACAGAGCGAGGCATCGATAACCCTTCCTGTTGGGCTTGCAAGCCTCATGTCGGGCTTTAGCGAGGCTGCGGAGGCCAGGGAATATGGTTTGCTCATGGCTACATCGATGGTGGCGTGTCTACCGACGATAGTGGCTTTTCTGGTGTTACAGCAGAGATTTATAGAGGGCATCACTATGACAGGCCTTAAGGGGTAATTTGACTGGGGATTTGATTTGACTGGGAATCCGATATGAAGAGATAGGCAGAGGAAGCGGATGCGGTAGATTACGTTACTTTGATCAAATACCTGGGAGGCAATAAGGAATGATTTTCGCAGCATCGGCACAACTCTTAAATGATGCAGTGGCCAATAATTACATAGTCGGAGCATTTAATGTTTTTAATGCAGAATCAATAAGGGCAGTCGTAAAGGCGGCTGATGCAGCGGGGGTACCGGTGATAGTCTCGGTGGGCGAGCCTGATCTAAACTTCATGGGAGCGGATGCGGTGGCAGCTTTGACGGAGGTTGAGGCTGAAAAGGTGGATATTCCCGTAGGTCTTCACCTTGATCATGGGACGAGCCTGGGGAGCGTGGTGCGTTGCATTCAAGCAGGCTTCTCATCTGTTATGATCGATGCATCGGATATATCAGAGGAAGAAGGCATTGCTGTGGTGAAACAGACAGTAAACCTCTGTCATGCAGTCGGTGTCTCCGTCGAGAGTATGGTGGGAAGCCTGCGGCTTGCTACAGAGGATGAGGATGGGGTCGGCGAAGGTGGGACTAGAGAAGAATTGACCGACCCGGAAAAGGCTGAAGTATTTGTCCGGCGGACGGGGATCGACGCGTTGGCGGTATCCGTGGGTACAGAGCATGGAAGCTTTTTGGTAGGGAAGTCACCTGAGATCGATATGGTTAGGCTGGCGGAGATCTCACGGCGTGTAGATATTCCGTTGGTGGTACATGGCGGGAGTGCTATCTGCGATGCGCAATTGAAAGAGACGCGGGAACATAGGGTAGGTAAGATCAATATTGGTTCAGCTCTGAGAGTCGCATTCAGGGATGCGCTAGTAGATGCCTTCAAGGAGCCTAGGATAGATGCGCGGGAGGCACTTAAACGAGCTGAAGACGCCATGCGTCAAGTAGTATCTGACAGGATAGCTAAGTTAAGTCTTACCTAATTTGCCTGGAGCCGAATCTTGACGAACATTAAGAGCATGACGTGGTTTTATATGACCATGATTACTACCCCAGCGCTGCTATTGCCAATGAAGCTAGCTTCTCATAGAGCATATAGCTTTTTGTATATAGTTCATAAATATTTTTATCGGGCCTCTTCTCGAGAGCATGGTCCACCATTTTTGATATAATAGCGTCATATGAGTCGAATGCGCCCATGCCGTGCCCCGCAAGGAGGGCGGCTCCGAGCGCGCTTGCATCGCTGATGCCTGGCACGAATGCAGCACATCCCGTTACGTCGCATTTCTGCTGGACCCAGAATTCCGAGCGTGACGCGCCGCCTACTACGTGAAGGCGGTTTACTGCGACCCCGCAGCCTTTGAGGAATTCAACATTCCGCCGTAACTCATACCCCAGGCCGTCAATCAAGCCCTTAATGATGTCCTTACGGGTCGTAGCCAAGGTGAGACCCCAGACTACCCCCCTGGCATCAGGGTCGAACATAGGGGTGCCGGCTCCCGCAAAATAGGGCAAGACCAGGACCGGAGAAGGGGCTGAAGAGAGCTGGCTGAGAATCAATTCATAGGGATCGACCGCCTTTTCTGTCGCTTGAGCGATCTCGTGTCCCGCCAGGGTATCCCTGTACCACTGGAGAAGCACCCCACCCACCAGACTTCCCCCAGAGATGAGGTAGAGATCGGGGACTACATGGGGGATTACCTGATAGTGCCCCTCGCGTAACTTTGGAGAGATGGAGGCGTCCCTGGCCACGACGGCGATACATTCGGTTGTCCCTGTGTTGTCAAGAGCTATGCCTTCTTTAATTACGCCTGCGCCCAGTGCGGCGCACGCCTGATCCCAGCCCCCTGATACAAGGGCGCAGCGCCTGGGCAGGGCGAGATCCAGCCTCTCATTGGCTTCTTCGCTAACGTAGCCTACTACATCACCAGACGGTAGGGTTTCTGGAAGGATTTCTTGCTCAACACCAGAGGCCGATAGGATTTCATTTGACCAGGCCTTCTTGTTTATATCAAACAAAAGGGTGCGTGCAGCTAAGGAATGATCTATAGCGCAACGGCCGCAGAGGCGGTAGAACAGCATATCCTCCCAGCAGAGGAATTTCCATACCTTTTTATAGAGGGCGGGGTCTGTATGACGCCAGTAAAGTAGTTTCGCTAGGGTAAACATAGGGTGGCTGGAATGTCCCGTAATTTGAAAGAGACTCTCCACCCCAATGTCGGCGCCGAGCTTTTGAATCTCATCAGCCCCTCTCATATCCGCTGATGTTGTGGAGAGGGAGAGAGGGAGGCCTACCTCATCTAGAGGCGTCACGGCCTCGCCGAGGACGGAAGGCGCAATAGCTCTAATGGGGTCGCCGGCAGCCGCCGCGTTCGACGACGCTTGTCGGATAACCGAGCAAATCGCCCTCCAAACCTCGTCGGGATCTAATTCCGATAGACCAGGCTTGCGGTGAAGCAAGGGGTAACCGACATAAGCGCGACTGATTAGCTCTCCCGACTCGGAAATGACCAGGGCTTTGCATCCTGTTGTCCCTATATCTAGCCCCATGAGACTCATGACGGTGAACTCCTCCTTACTTTCTCACCTTGGCCTTTGCTGCTTATCTATTCCTGCCTGTTCCTGGGATCCCACTACTACAGCGCCTTTATGATTGTCCGTTCTTTTGACGGAGTTTATCCACCTCTGCTTGGGGCAGGAGGCGTTCTCCGCCGAGAAATCGCGCAACTAGTGTAACTTTAGCCGCGTTTTCGAGTATCTCAAGCCTATGAAAAGCATGTTGCATGTTTTTCCCCAGAGTTAGCACTCCATGGTTTTCCAGCAAGAAGCAGTCGTATGACGGAAGGTATTGTTCCACCTTCTTGGCCAGCTCCTCGCATGATGGCGTGCCGTACTCTACCAGCGGGATGTCACCGAGGAGAGCGGTAACCTCAGGAAGAATGCTGGAAGGGATACTCGTGTGGGCGGCGGCGAATCCTGTAGAAAATGGAGGGTGCCCATGGACTACAGCGTTGACGTCTGGCCGCAACCTGTAAGCGGCCAGGTGCATGTGAACCTCTGACGACGGCTTATAATTCCCTTCGAGTATGTTGCCTTCAAGGTCGACACGGACCATGTCTTCTGGGCTTACGGTTGCCTTATCGAGGCCCGACGGTGTGATAAGGACCTGGTTGTCAGGCAGACGCAGGCTGATGTTGCCTTCCGCCGCTACCACAAAGCCGCGTTTGTACATCCGGTGCATGGTATCGGCTAATAGTTTTTTCATCTCGTTGATCATTTCTGAATAAGCTTCGCTCTGATTGATAATTTCTTTCATCGTAAATAATGCCTCCTGGTTAGATTGCGATAGCATTTCGCAATATCATTTTCTTAACCCTTCAACGCTCCTGCGGTCAGGCCGCTGATGAAATTCCGTTGCAACGCCAGATAGAACACGATAATCGGGATGGTCACGACTCCGAGGATGGCGAATAAGTGACCCGGATACGCCAGGTAAATTCCGTTATAAATGATCGGTACCAAAATGAGGGGTTTGATGGGCACCTCGGTCATGACGAGCATGGCGAGGATAAATTCATTCCAGGACGTCATGAATTGCCAAATCGCGATAACCGCGAGAGCTGGCTTATTGAGCGGTAAAACGATTCGCCAAAAGATCATCCAGTCAGAACACCCGTCGATCCTGGCGGCTTCCTCAATTCCTTTCGGAAAGTTGTCAAAGGTGTTCTTCATAATCACCGTAGCAAAAGGAATGCCAAGTGCAACATAAGGTCCGATCAATCCCATATAGTTGTTTAACAGGCCGAGGTTTTTTATGATTTGCACCAAAGGAACCACAATTGCGGGGACCGGCAGCATCATCGTCAGCAGCATCATTAGAAAGAAAGTGCTTGACCCCTTAAACCGGATGATAGAGATGGCGTATGCGCAAGCTGACGCCAAGAGCATCACCAATAAAACGCTCCCGCCGGTGATGATGAGGCTGTTTTTGAAGTATACCAGAAGATTGTTTGAAGTCCACACATCCACGTAATTTTTGAACGTCGGATGGCTTACCCACAGGCCACCCCCATATGCCTCGCTAGCGGGTCGAACCGAAATTGCGATCATCATAATTATCGGAACCAGCCACAGTAAGGTAAAGGGTATGAGGAAAGCGTGCATCCCGATATGGGCCCACCGTCGCTGGATTTTTTGCGAGACTGCCATTTCCGTTATTCTCCTCTCGAGTACACACCTGACCGGAAGAACTTAAGTTGTAACACACTTAGCGTTATGCCCAATACTAATAATATTACTGATACCGTACTCGCATATCCCATGTTGCGTAGGGTAAACGCTTGAGTAAAAATATGTGTTGTCAACAACTCCGACGCGTGGTTCGGTCCACCCTGGGTTAAAACATACACTATGGCAAACGTCTGTAATGTTCCGATTACACCCAGGAGAATAAGCGTCAAATGAGTAGATGATAACATCGGCCAGGTGATGTGCAGCGTACGTTGCCAGGCTGAAGCCCCGTCAATCGTGGCTGCCTCAAAAATCTCTTTGGAAATCGACTGCAAACCCGCCAGGTACATCAACATAGACCAGCCGGTCCATTGCCATATATTAACCACGATTATCGAAAATATTGCAAGTTTAGGGTCAGCCAGCCACGGCCGGATTAAAGATTCCAGCCTTATATTGCGTAGAGTATTAGCTAAAACGCCCATATACGGGTCATAGATGTTTTGCCAAACCACGCCAATAACGACCGGGGAAATGATCGCCGGCATGTAGATGATTGCACGATAAATATTGCGTCCACGAAGAGGTTCGTTCAAAAAGAGCGCCAGGATGAAGCCCAGGAACATTTGCGGGAAAATCGTCAGCACGGCCCAAAAGAACTCATTTTTGACGGCTACGCGAAAGATTCAGTCGTTTGCAAAGACCTGAATATAGTTGCGAAGTCCAACGAAATGCATGTCGCCGACGCCGGACCATTTGAAAAAGCTCGCATATACGAGGTAAACACTTGGATAAAGCACGAATAGCGTAAAAAGAACCACCGTCGGCAAAATGAAGGAGCTTACTTCGAGATTTCGCCAAAGGAGCGGGGCTGCCGGACTGAGCAATCTGGGTAAAGCATTTTTGGATGACATAACTTACACACCTTCTTTGAACGTGCGGCGGGAAAATCCCGCCGCACACTGAAATAAAGCCAGGTCCAAGCCTGGTTTACTTGCCCTTAACTGTATTTTGGAGGTCTTCCATCGCCTTTTCCGGAGTCTTTTGGCCTGACGCTACGGCAGCGAGGGCATCCATCAAGCCCTGACGAACTTGCGGCGACCTTAGCTGGCGGGCGGTAACCTTCGGTAACCATTCTTTTGTGAACAAATTCCATAGATCCTTCTCATGCTCGCTTGTGAACGTCTTCGGTACTACACCCTTCACAGCCGGTAGATCGTTAAAATCATTTATGGCTGCCTGGATACCCTGGCCCGCGATAAAGTCCTTCACGACCTCCCAGGCCAGTTCTTTATCGGTGGCATTAGTAGTTATACCAAGGCCAATGTCGATACCACCGAGGGGATTTGACGGCTTTCCATCACCGGTGACGTCCGGAAAGAGGAATGCTCCAAAGCCTTCCATACCTTTCGCCAATTCAATAGGC is a window encoding:
- a CDS encoding class II fructose-bisphosphate aldolase family protein — encoded protein: MIFAASAQLLNDAVANNYIVGAFNVFNAESIRAVVKAADAAGVPVIVSVGEPDLNFMGADAVAALTEVEAEKVDIPVGLHLDHGTSLGSVVRCIQAGFSSVMIDASDISEEEGIAVVKQTVNLCHAVGVSVESMVGSLRLATEDEDGVGEGGTREELTDPEKAEVFVRRTGIDALAVSVGTEHGSFLVGKSPEIDMVRLAEISRRVDIPLVVHGGSAICDAQLKETREHRVGKINIGSALRVAFRDALVDAFKEPRIDAREALKRAEDAMRQVVSDRIAKLSLT
- a CDS encoding sugar ABC transporter permease, which produces MRPFNREQAFRRVLLRALDSSLLFLAPYFVIFLLFKLGPIIANFLVSAYRLDIVGGGEFIGLKNYHHLLTDRLFWVALRNTLYYLVLVGPVVIIGGFLLALLLNQPLRGRAFARAAVFMPYVIMVTVVGALWRWILESRFGILNYYLGLLGIGPVYWLTSSSTAMIGIVIATVWWTIGYNTVIYLAGLQDVPRELIEAAEIDGAGPLRCLTQVIVPFLRPTTFFVVLTTVIYSLQVFGQVYTMTGGGPRYSTLTLVQHLYVTGFRLFNLGYSATISVVLFIVILVMSAGVFGFLRQNVE
- a CDS encoding sugar ABC transporter permease — protein: MSSKNALPRLLSPAAPLLWRNLEVSSFILPTVVLFTLFVLYPSVYLVYASFFKWSGVGDMHFVGLRNYIQVFAND
- a CDS encoding sugar ABC transporter permease, whose amino-acid sequence is MLTIFPQMFLGFILALFLNEPLRGRNIYRAIIYMPAIISPVVIGVVWQNIYDPYMGVLANTLRNIRLESLIRPWLADPKLAIFSIIVVNIWQWTGWSMLMYLAGLQSISKEIFEAATIDGASAWQRTLHITWPMLSSTHLTLILLGVIGTLQTFAIVYVLTQGGPNHASELLTTHIFTQAFTLRNMGYASTVSVILLVLGITLSVLQLKFFRSGVYSRGE
- a CDS encoding carbohydrate ABC transporter permease, coding for MGRTGLAVKEFRTLLLYILLGAVTVLALAPTAWMFSTSLKARGAVFEQTIRWIPNPITLENYSRAFSSLPLLTWLNNSALIAAFTLILTLLCDILIAFAFARLEFRGKNLLFMLVLTTIMVPSQATAVPMFKLINWMGLIDTKTGIVVPQAAEAIGVFLLTQFFKGIPKELGEAARIDGCSNWQILWKIIVPLSGPAITVLTILTLANSWNNFLWPLIVAQSEASITLPVGLASLMSGFSEAAEAREYGLLMATSMVACLPTIVAFLVLQQRFIEGITMTGLKG
- a CDS encoding class II aldolase/adducin family protein — translated: MKKLLADTMHRMYKRGFVVAAEGNISLRLPDNQVLITPSGLDKATVSPEDMVRVDLEGNILEGNYKPSSEVHMHLAAYRLRPDVNAVVHGHPPFSTGFAAAHTSIPSSILPEVTALLGDIPLVEYGTPSCEELAKKVEQYLPSYDCFLLENHGVLTLGKNMQHAFHRLEILENAAKVTLVARFLGGERLLPQAEVDKLRQKNGQS
- a CDS encoding carbohydrate ABC transporter permease, whose product is MAVSQKIQRRWAHIGMHAFLIPFTLLWLVPIIMMIAISVRPASEAYGGGLWVSHPTFKNYVDVWTSNNLLVYFKNSLIITGGSVLLVMLLASACAYAISIIRFKGSSTFFLMMLLTMMLPVPAIVVPLVQIIKNLGLLNNYMGLIGPYVALGIPFATVIMKNTFDNFPKGIEEAARIDGCSDWMIFWRIVLPLNKPALAVIAIWQFMTSWNEFILAMLVMTEVPIKPLILVPIIYNGIYLAYPGHLFAILGVVTIPIIVFYLALQRNFISGLTAGALKG